Proteins encoded by one window of Homo sapiens chromosome 1 genomic patch of type FIX, GRCh38.p14 PATCHES HG1343_HG173_HG459_PATCH:
- the NECAP2 gene encoding adaptin ear-binding coat-associated protein 2 isoform 3 (isoform 3 is encoded by transcript variant 3), with translation MEESGAAEWQLDQPSWSGRLRITAKGQMAYIKLEDRTSGELFAQAPVDQFPGTAVESVTDSSRYFVIRIEDGNGRRAFIGIGFGDRGDAFDFNVALQDHFKWVKQQCEFAKQAQNPDQGPKLDLGFKEGQTIKLNIANMKKKEGAAGNPRVRPASTGGLSLLPPPPGGKTSTLIPPPGEQLAVGGSLVQPAVAPSSGGAPVPWPQPNPATADIWGDFTKSTGSTSSQTQPGTGWVQF, from the exons GGCTGCGGAGTGGCAGCTGGACCAGCCATCATGGAGTGGCCGGCTGAGGATCACTGCAAAGGGACAGATGGCCTACATCAAGCTGGAGGACAGGACGTCAG GGGAGCTCTTTGCTCAGGCCCCGGTGGATCAGTTTCCTGGCACAGCTGTGGAGAGTGTGACGGATTCCAGCAGGTACTTCGTGATCCGCATCGAAGATGGAAATG GGCGACGGGCGTTTATTGGAATTGGCTTCGGGGACCGAGGTGATGCCTTTGACTTCAATGTTGCATTGCAGGACCATTTCAA GTGGGTGAAACAGCAGTGTGAATTTGCAAAACAAGCCCAGAACCCAGACCAAGGCCCTAAACTGGACCTGGGCTTCAAGGAGGGCCAGACCATCAAGCTCAACATCGCA AAcatgaagaagaaggaaggagcagCTGGGAATCCCCGAGTCCGGCCTGCCAGCACAGGAGGGCTGAGcctgcttccccctcccccaggggGGAAAACCTCCACCCTGATCCCTCCCCCTGGGGAGCAGTTGGCTGTGGGGGGATCCCTCGTCCAGCCAGCAGTTGCTCCCAGTTCAG GAGGTGCTCCTGTACCCTGGCCACAGCCCAATCCTGCCACTGCTGACATCTGGGGAGACTTTACCAAATCTACAGG ATCAACTTCCAGCCAGACCCAGCCAGGCACAGGCTGGGTCCAGTTCTGA
- the NECAP2 gene encoding adaptin ear-binding coat-associated protein 2 isoform X1 — MAYIKLEDRTSGELFAQAPVDQFPGTAVESVTDSSRYFVIRIEDGNGRRAFIGIGFGDRGDAFDFNVALQDHFKWVKQQCEFAKQAQNPDQGPKLDLGFKEGQTIKLNIANMKKKEGAAGNPRVRPASTGGLSLLPPPPGGKTSTLIPPPGEQLAVGGSLVQPAVAPSSDQLPARPSQAQAGSSSDLSTVFPHVTSGKALPHLGQRKEDEALLSWPVFGA; from the exons ATGGCCTACATCAAGCTGGAGGACAGGACGTCAG GGGAGCTCTTTGCTCAGGCCCCGGTGGATCAGTTTCCTGGCACAGCTGTGGAGAGTGTGACGGATTCCAGCAGGTACTTCGTGATCCGCATCGAAGATGGAAATG GGCGACGGGCGTTTATTGGAATTGGCTTCGGGGACCGAGGTGATGCCTTTGACTTCAATGTTGCATTGCAGGACCATTTCAA GTGGGTGAAACAGCAGTGTGAATTTGCAAAACAAGCCCAGAACCCAGACCAAGGCCCTAAACTGGACCTGGGCTTCAAGGAGGGCCAGACCATCAAGCTCAACATCGCA AAcatgaagaagaaggaaggagcagCTGGGAATCCCCGAGTCCGGCCTGCCAGCACAGGAGGGCTGAGcctgcttccccctcccccaggggGGAAAACCTCCACCCTGATCCCTCCCCCTGGGGAGCAGTTGGCTGTGGGGGGATCCCTCGTCCAGCCAGCAGTTGCTCCCAGTTCAG ATCAACTTCCAGCCAGACCCAGCCAGGCACAGGCTGGGTCCAGTTCTGACCTGAGCACGGTTTTTCCTCATGTGACTTCTGGGAAGGCGCTCCCTCATCTGGGCCAAAGGAAGGAGGACGAAGCCCTCCTCAGCTGGCCTGTGTTTGGGGCATga